One part of the Actinomycetes bacterium genome encodes these proteins:
- a CDS encoding DUF4352 domain-containing protein, whose protein sequence is MPKPTALAAALALLLAACSGGGAGASKATVATTAPVATSTGETFPDEGVATTSLPAPSVDKVGQTATLVDAETGKPAARVQVARVKFSRGDTYNRPERGLFLGVYVKVRAQANDVSSMWGDFYVQMRGHHYDADAYAEGFTPALDYVQLNNGETAEGWLVFDVPAKHGEVVLGQSSGGGKVATWTF, encoded by the coding sequence ATGCCAAAGCCTACGGCCCTTGCCGCCGCACTCGCCCTGCTGCTCGCCGCCTGCTCAGGCGGCGGGGCCGGCGCCAGCAAGGCCACGGTCGCCACCACGGCGCCCGTCGCGACCTCGACCGGCGAGACGTTCCCCGACGAGGGGGTCGCAACCACAAGCCTGCCTGCGCCGTCGGTCGACAAGGTCGGGCAGACCGCCACCCTCGTCGACGCCGAGACCGGCAAGCCCGCAGCACGCGTCCAGGTCGCCCGGGTCAAGTTCAGCCGCGGCGACACCTACAACCGGCCCGAACGCGGGCTCTTCCTCGGCGTCTACGTGAAGGTCCGCGCCCAGGCCAACGACGTGTCCTCGATGTGGGGCGACTTCTACGTCCAGATGCGCGGCCACCACTACGACGCCGACGCCTACGCCGAAGGGTTCACCCCAGCCCTGGACTACGTCCAGCTCAACAACGGGGAGACCGCCGAGGGGTGGCTGGTGTTCGACGTGCCCGCCAAGCACGGCGAGGTCGTCCTCGGCCAGTCCTCAGGCGGCGGCAAGGTCGCAACCTGGACGTTCTAG